ATAAATGCCGGAGAGAAATCAAAATCCAAGGAAATCTGGAAGAGGAGATCAATAAGTATGGAAATATCTTTCTATACCATTCCTTTCTGGCATTCAACTatgaaattttgttgttgcatccAGCCTTTCAAGCATAAAGCCAAAGGTTAAGGTGATCAAGGGTATTAACCATTATGCACCCAACATTCAAATCTGTTGTCTGCACGGCAGAGTACAAAAGAAGCCAAATGTCGTCCCCATCAAAGCGATCGAAACGACGAccaagacgacgacgacgattcTCCACGTCCAGTCGCCCCAATGCCACTTACAACTGTGTATCcaagctcttttttttcctcttcttttttgttgcttttttgctgctgttgtttttcttctcttggGGCGGACAGCTGCAGACCAGTGGCTACTGCCTGAAGCCAACACAGTGGCACTACCCATATTGCCGGCAATTCGGCCCTGAACTGATCGTCGGGATTCGCAGTGCAGCATTGGAAATATTGCAAGAATTCAATGCTCATATCAAAGGCGATCGATAAGTCACGATTCTGTATGGGGACGACTTCTCGAACGACTGCTCCCACTCCCTACCACGGCCACTAACACAACCACTACTACATATAACGCCCATTGGGGCATGCTCTGTCTGTGAACTGCTGCACCATTGGGCTCTGCTCTTCGATTGCGCCTCTGACTGGATCTGCaaacttggacttggactggcTGCTGCCTACCGCTCGTTGTTTTCGTCAATTTATGCAATTGCCGTTCAAAGTCTGCAATTATGGATGACATTTTGGCTCTTGTTGGCtgccttttcgttttttctcctttttatacccggactcgaagagtaaatagggtatttgtgcgaataacggttgtatgtaacgcacaaaaggaaacgttttcgacctcataaagaatatatattcttgatcagcatcaatggccgagtctATAGacccatgtctgtctgtccgtccgtcttgttgagcgcctggatctcagagactataaaagctagagccaccaaatttggcatccagacttctgtatgctcacactgttacaagtgtatttaaaatataagccccgcccccgcaaaaggtcgaaaacctcccaaGGCTACAAtattgaagataaaagaaaactaaactaaaacattctgtagggaatgactatatctatcagatcaccgtattgatccgattggatcattattatgccagaatgaagaaattaatttgcagtggctaaacccaccccgtccagcagcttttgttgtttttttcacattctctcattcactctgtgcttctgcagtgtgcggcctctgccatgactctgcagtgtgcggctctagaaAAGGGAGGCGAgataaaggagcgtgttggtgtgagaagtgttgtagatgtagatgacagatgaagaaaaaatgtaaaatttggcaaaacaccgctaaggtgcagatgtagtactgagtgccgggtataaaagttgtgacgcgtaagaagcgtctcacacgtcccttctcgtgtttctaatattcaacataaactgaagtatctggtcaatacGGACTCATCGTTTGCGACCAACAAATTTTGATGTAgcgattaaaaaaaaaaaaaaaaaaaaaagttttacaCTTTGTCTACATATTTTAGCGCGCCctcctcccctagagccacacactgcacgaagcagagtgtggatcagagaatgtgcaaaaaacaaaaaaaaagctgctggacggggtgggtttggccactgcaaattattttcttcattccggctataataatgatccaatctgaccccaattcggtgatcccATAggtatggtcattccctaccgAATGGCGAATTATCTTCAAAACTGTGGACACCGCAGATTTTCGCGATTTGCagggggcggggcgaaattttgaaatacacttgttgcagtgagagcatacagtagctggatgcaaaatttattggctctgagaaccaggcgctcaacaagtcggacggacagacagacagacagacatggctctatcgactaggctgatgctgatcaagaatataaatactttatggggtcggaaacgtatCCTTCTGTGCGTGACATACATCCggttttccccacaaatacaataaacccaatttactcttcgattaccgggtataaaaagtaacGTTTCATAGGCAAATTTCACTCACCTTTTCAAATGCAGTTCGCTCTTTCCCACATACTTGCATTGGGTCCTTTCACACTTGTATGTGCCCTGAGAATGCGAGACCAAATGAGTGCGGAGACTCACCAGCGTAGCACCCGCAAATGTACAGTCCGCGACATGACAGGGATAGCTACGCTCCACATTCAGGGCATGGCTCTGCTCGTGATGCTTTTGTGAAATCCtacaaaataaagagaatcaaaattggaaatgaaaatttaagtCTTTCCAATGTCTGTCACAGATTTGCATCACGTGTGTGTGGAGAGATGTCTGCGGTACGGCCTACGTATTGTGGAGATCTGTCCTGTCCTTGTGCGggtttttttctccttttggAATTGggaaattttttaattacattaaatcaaagcaaaagtaaTTCGCACCAAAGTCACGTCTCATTCCGACACGAGGCACGttcaaatccaacaaaaaccCTGGGCAAGAAACAGGCATGGACCATGGACCAGGCCTGTACTCCAATCCCCTTCCCCGTTTCCAGCTTTGGGGCCATGTTCACGTTTGTGTCCATCTAGTTCCAGTGAAAAGGAcccgcaaaatgcaaatgcaaactcTCTCGTAGGCTAAAAACTTCTCTGCACATCAATTACGGATGCTAATTAATCGAAAAAGCTGAGAACAGAACTGgcattggcgttggcgttggtgatggagatggaggaTTTTTTAAATTGTGGTGGGGTGTTGTGATGGCAACGTTGCGCTTAAAATGAGACATGACAAGTCAAATAAAGTGGAATGTGTATACGTATGTGTGTGATGTAGCTGATGGGCTTTGacttaaatttgattttaaaatcaatttggatATGGGAAAGTCTATTCTGCtttctttaagttttaaaATCGCTTTAAGTGAATCAAAGTTGGAGTCAAttggaatgcattttgtgtAAGTAATTAGTTGAAGGACAGATTTCTATAAATTCTATGAAAATTTTCTTTGTCGAAATTTTAAGTGAACTGCAGCGGCTGTGCTTGTTTTTATGCTGAGattacaaaacacacaaaatataaacataacTCTTCGATTTCCATTGTAATTATTCTTCTTGGCAACACCTTTCCATGCGTTCTATAACTCTGTGCAACAAATGGGAAACTTTTGACTTTGAAAGTTCGCACAAGACCAAAATAATGTTGTAGTCCTGGATGTGTAGACCCAAATCCCAAATCTGTAATCTATAATCTAAAATCTATAACaatgtgacgcgtaagaagcgtctcccAAACGTACCTACTCGTTTTTTTCAAGCTTTAGGACAAATTCCTTGGTTCATTTTGACAcatgtattttatttcagttttctCAGagctaattattttatattttagtgCCTAGTGATATTTGACTCtattctttttctctttcttagGGCTATTTGAGCataatttctttgattttgtattGGGCTACTGAAACAAAAAGTAAGTTACATTTTCTTATCTATTTCgtgtagaaaaaaaatatgttcaCCCTTAAGCACAACTAATTTTCTTAGCCTCATTCGGGATTCAgggaaaaaaaaagattctTCTTTATAATGCGCGACATTAACAAAGTTTCAATCTTTAATCTAAATTCCTGTTACGGCGGCGAGGCCAACAGCCACCCAGACAGCAGATTGGTAGTAAGTTGGGTGAGTGGATGGTGGGTGGGGCGTGAAGTtaaagggggcgtggctgttCTTAAGGTACGACAACATTGTCATGCATTTCTAATGATGCCATCGCACAGGCGAGAGCGAGGACGAAGGGTAAGAGAAGTGGGCGTCGTCTTCCTCGTCGTCGTTGATATGTGAAATGTCACTTTGTAAGGACTTTGAATAGAACGACGAGACAACGAGAGACACCACAGGATGACATGGAGGGAAAAAGAGATAGAGGAAAGAGTAGGAGAAAGTGCTTCCTCCTCCAAGATATTGCAAACTTGACAAAAGGATACCATTTCACCTGCAGGAGTTTGCCGTAAATTGCtcttgttcttgctgctgcttctccgtCTTATATTGCCGAAGGATCCACAGGATAATGGCAGCAGAAACCCCCACGTAACATAATGctgaaaaaaagcaaagcgaattagatgcaacaacaataatggaacaacaacagaatTATCTCTCTTTTTCGCAGCGCTTTTGCTTTCCCCTTAGTTGTATTTTCTCGTCCAAACATTAACTTTTATTTCCTCAACTGCATTTCCCAGACTCGGGCTTTCCGTAAGTTCTCCAGTTTTCTCTCTGGCCCATAATCGTCCGTCTCGCTAATACgtttgtctttctctctctctctctcggtctctgCTCTGGATAgggaaggagaaagagagagaacgagaaatgTGTTCATGGGCTACGACCAGCGAACATTACCTGTAAATTAAACGGATTGCAATGAGAGCAGGCAGTAGGGCAGTAGGGAGGAGAAAGGAGGAAGGAGCCGGTGGAGAGTTGTTGGTTAATTGAGGCATCTGGCAGAGGcgccaaacaaacaattataagTCATACTCGACGTGGCAACAGATTCAGTTAAAATAGAGGGCCGAATAGTGGTGAAAACTCAGTAAAAGGCATTCAGAAGATAAGTGCAACGAGTAGGGACGTTTGTTAGACgtcccggtactcagtcaatATATATGTTCCTTAGTGGTTTtgttcaaattttacattttacattttatacatCTGTCATCGACATCAACATCACTTCTTCCGCCAACACtcccttttagctcgccatCCTCCCCCAGTGATGCACACCGCATGAGgcatctcttatggtctctgagtactaggcgctcattagaacggacagacggacggacggacggacatacTGATAGTGATCAAcaatatatgaatgtatgtatactttatagggtcggaaacgtttccttctgcctgttacatttttctaccacaaatacaatacctaacctatttactcttcgagtacagggtataaaaatggcaaactttCGCTAAAAGATTTTAAGTTGAATCGCAGAACAcaagaatattatttttagGAATAAGAAGAAGTCCTTGAAGGGTTCttaaaaactaaagcaaaattACCGATGCATCTAAGAATTCGAAGTGATATTTTCGCACTTTCTCCTATATCTAATAAAGATAACTTAATTAAAACGATAGCCAGTCAAAAGTCCTTCATTAAATTACCATATATTTAGCTTTTCCTCCTGCAACTCTTTTTCATTCAGGAACTTCACTCTCTAAACTCTAAACCCAAAACCCATGCCAGTTTAATACCAGATATAATCCCAAATAAGGATATTAACCACTTTCAGACTTAAGACAGTCACATAGCCAAAGGGGCTTAATTTCCCCaagtattttaaatacaaaacgCGCACAGAATACACATTGAGCTCCGCCTTCGACAGAGCATAAGGATGTATAGGATGGCGGAATGGCACCATGGCAGCTTCGTATCCGATTAGTTGACGAAAACGAAACGTTCGAAAGCGCCTTGCGATGAAAACTTTGCCCTTTGCAGCGCCAGTGGGGGTGGAGTGGGGCGCCAAGGTTTAGCTGTCATCAAATACGTTGCCTCCGAAATGGGGCAGGGAAGGAGTTGCACTGAAGGCATCAACCCgtacagcagcagacgcaggcCCGGGCGAAGCTGTTGGCTTTGTCAGGGACCAGgaccgtgtccgtgtccgggtGTTGTGTCAACTTTTGCACGCCATTCATTAGAGGGATGCGCTCCGCTCTGCCATGCCTGGAGGAAGGGTCTGGTCTGTCTCCTTCACCAAAGATGCTGAGCGGGTGTCGCGGGTGCTGCGCGAAGCTGTGTGGCAGGTGCAAAATGTATCCTGCTGCTTATTGTCAGCTGCATaaggatgcagcagcagaagcaggatgGAGCAGTGTGGGATGGTAGAAGgactcctgcctgcctgtctgtggaTGTCTTAGACAATCGCATGTGTAGTTTTCGAGGAGTTTTTCGCCCTGTTGTTGTTCCCAAAActcgcataaatatttatgacagCGTCTTTCTTGTGTCTTGTATGTCGCCCCGCGTTGTGTCGTGTAGATGCCGCGGGGCGTTAgtcaacagacagacagacagacagcttcCGGTGTCAGTCACAGGAATGTGTGTGCCCAGCTCCTTAACTACGCAACACTCAAGGATTCATGGCTAAAGATCCACACAGCTTCATGGCGACGTTCTCATTTAATTGGTTCGTAAGTCTTGGGTCTACACTTTCTGCAGGGTATTTATCATTTTTAGCAAGAGTTTTGCAGCTGATTTGGGAGAGCAGAAGGACTGATAAAAGTCACAGATggattataattttattggaGAACTTTAATTGCAATCACCTGTGGGATCTTTTGTCAGACTAGTTTTTAATGGTAGTAGCAGTTCTGCCTCGACATAAACATTTGTACTTCTAAAATAAAGTCAGAACTAAattttctgctcttcttttcGTTCTGCCAGGGTATCAATCGCCTCGTTATCGTTCTCCTATATTTTCCCTACCACCACTCTTATCCTTTCATCACTTTAAGAGTTCTTCTTTGCTAGAGCCACATTAGCAGGATTTTGATGCCTCGTCTTGTGCTGCATGTGAAATTAGTTGTGTTACATTCGTCCCCAGCCCCGTCGTGGATGTTGCCTGGGGTATGGGCGGTTCCCTTTGTGGGCGTGTGACAACACATTTATATACCATGCGTAATTAGGGAAGTGCAAGGCAAACTGGGGGGATACCTTTTGCTTCTGGCTTatctgccacagccgcagcagcgtggcagcagcagtatcgTGGCAGCAACTTGagctaaacaaaaattgttgcagcaAAATGACCGTTTAATGTCACCCCGTGCACTTGTCCATGTTCATGCAGCCCCATGCCTTCTGACTTAACCCACGCTCTCCCTTACTTCCCATGCTTGACCCACTCTCTCCCATGCTTAGCCCTCTCTGCCCTACGTGTGTGGGGATGCTTTCGTCTCTTGCATTGTTATTAATGCCTGGGCGGGTGTTAACTAGAAGTTTTTAATGTTGCATCGTCTTCTCGTCTATTCGGAAGAGTATTCTACTTGCACAAAACGATAGATGGAACAGGCAATGGCATTTTGAATGCGACATCTTGCAAGAAAATATCTTTTTGGAGTTGGGCAATAGTCTGCTGTAATGAATCTGATAATTTCGGGGCATGACAGGAAAAATGGTGGAATAAGGGAGTTTAAAAGGAAGTCCTTATTTGTGTGCTTTaatcatttattatttgtatacttTTCGAATAAGAATATGAAACTAAAGGAATGTACCGAAAAGTGACTGGAATTGAAGTTAAATCTGATCTGAGCACATAAAACCACACAAAAGTCGAGGCACGTGTTCTCACCCACTGGTTTGGTgagtaataaaaaaaactgttcGGAGCTAATAAGGCCGCTATTAGTTATCTAGTTTATACTGTCTTGACTCAGAAATAGTTTCTTGCGATATCTTCCCAAACCCAAACATTTTGGTAAGCTAAtggaacacacagacagggcAAAGAAAAGGCAAGAATTCAAATGCTTATTACACAACTAgactttgtttattttttgccttGCGAGACTGCCGCCACTTGATATACATTTATGCACTCTGGCAATACGCTCATGAGATGAGAGAAAGCGAGCCCCAACCGAATACAAGAACAAACACAAGACACTTGCCAATAGCCATCAACAACAGGGAGAAGCGGAGAAATCTgggatggagcagcagcagccactgagACATAACACTGGAGGATTTGCACAGAGCACGTCGCCCAATGCCCGCCCACAGTCCAAAGTCCACAGACCACAAACCGAACAATGTCCGACTCAATATCGCAGATtcataaaaatgaatgaatgcaatgTGGCAGGCAAtcgagagacgagacgagacgagacttAAACCCTACTCCGATAGACCGAGAACCGAGAGAACCCAAACCGGCGtcattggaaatggaaaatcaaGTTTTGTGAAATTGACTCTCAAGTGATGGAGGCACCCGCCACCAGAGAGGAAAATCAAAAGGGTGGCTGGGTGTATGGGTTCGGGAGAGATCACTGGAGGACGACGGCGACCATTAAAATGAATTGCACTGCACTTTGTGCCATCAACAGAATCAACTGACGGGCGACgcgaaacgaacgaacgaacgaatgaTGCACCATAGGAATGacttaaaatacaaaataaagtagaccaaaaagaaggcaaaataCTTTAGAAGAGAACTGTAAAAAGAACAACAGAGCAACCAGGAGGAAGACAGGGCACAGTGGAAAATGCAGACGAATTGGAAAAGGCAGTGACCAGAGCAAGATAGCAGCGAAAACACACAGGAAAAAGATGAaaccgaatccgaatccaaCTCTGAGAGCGACGCACTGAGGCAGCCAACAGAACATTGCACGCCATTTCAATAAAAGTGAATTGCCCGACTctgcgatggcgatggcgacgacGTCGTCAGCGGACGCCTCAAACTTCTAAAGGCCCAAAGAGGAGGGAGCTTTGAACGCTTATACGTAAAGGACACAATTTAGAGATGACAGCGTGACAGAGATGGGAGACAGAGAATATAGATTCTGGAATCAAAAGTAGGCAATGCATAAAACTCCAAGGAATATTCGTAAGGAAATTGAGATTTGTATAACCAGAATTCGAAATTGTGTCTATAAAAATAAGCCAAAAATATCGTGCTACCTTAACACAAGTTTTTCTACAAATTATCTCAACAATGGGCAGCAGTTTGTCCAACCAATTTCAAgcacctccagctgctgcttcagaGCCCATCGCAGCTGGGATCGTGGCAGCAGAGCCCATCACGGAGGAGACCGTAGCTACCGCTTGTGACACGAACCCCAAGTGCAGTCCCTGCTGTGCCTGTCCCGAGTCCAAGCAGGCACGTGATCAGTGCATTGTGGAGCACGGCGAAGAGCACTGCATGGGCGTGATAGATGCATACAAAAAGTGCATGCAGGAGGCGGGACTTAATATTTAAAGAAAGCAACGAGCTAGGTACCTCTCCAAATGCTTGTTAAAGAAATTTAAACTACAATGAATGAAGAGACAGATTAAAACACGACTGAAACACGATTTAAATGCAGTATGTACGGGTATTCCCTTATGTCTATACTTCCATTTATATCTCACCTTATCCTCATATTTAGCACTAGAAACGACAAACAGCTGCGATAAAACTACCCAAAATCAAAGGCTTACATAAGTtccaaataaattgtaatttctgCTTAAAAAATTCATAAGTTTACATCCAATTGTGTCTCATCTCTAGCACTAACATCCACCAAACAGAAGCCATCTCGAAGAAGTATAGTAAAAGAAGCAACCTCCGTAAAAGTTGAGTTAGTTCAAGTCTGGAATTCCGGAAGCGTGTGTAGCGCATCCACTGTTGACATGACTGACGACGATGTCGTCTTCTTGTTCTTCTCTTAaacgtcgtcgttgtcgtcctgggactgggactgcgactgcaactggTACTGCGACTGGAACTGAGCCACACTGAAAGTTTGTCTGGTGCTCATCCTCATTCTCATCTTCACGCCACTGCTGGCCACTTGGTCTCGTTAGTCGTAAAAGCAAAGTACCTACATCAAGCGAGGCACAACAATAACTTCAAATGatcattttaataaatttttcaaaaaatcacttgaaaagtggaaaattctCTCTACCCAAGTGACTAGACTCGACTGTCTGGTTTCCTCCCATCCCGTTTTTACATCTGCACAGCTCACAGCTCAGAGTCCCGATTGCAATTCAACTTAATGTTTGCTCAAGGAATTAGTTGGCACAAAGATGGAAAAAATAACTCGAAAAGTTATGAGTAGTTATGAACGACGGAGATTTAAATCTGTCAGTGCTAATGGGTTGCTATCTCTAcaagagactgagagagagaatgtgtGATTGGCTATCGTTTAGGGTGCAGATAGTCGTGCATAAAAGCCAAATATAGTAAATCAGgtatctctttttttatagttttgttGACGGGTTGCATGGTGAAGGAATTTTCCATTGGATAGATCAAATCAGTAAAGATGGACTGGATGTTTGAAGACTCACTAGAAATTACCAATGATCTGATGCTGTCGAGCTCGGAGTTTTCGACGGGAAGAAGCAATCCGTACTGTAGGGAATAtctaatattttcttttaattatacccggtactcgaaaagtaaatagggtatattgtatttgtgaacaaagtggatgtaagtaacgcagagaaggaaacgtttccgaccccacaaaacatatacattcttgatcagcatcaataggcgagtcgattaagccatgtctgtctgtccgtccgtccgtccgtcttgttgagcgcctggatctcagagactataaaagctaaagccaccaaattttgcatccagacttctgtatgctcacattgattcaagtgtatttcaaaaatgagccccgccctcttccgccgcaaaagggcgaaaccctcccaaatctacaattttgaagataaaagaaaact
The sequence above is a segment of the Drosophila subobscura isolate 14011-0131.10 chromosome U, UCBerk_Dsub_1.0, whole genome shotgun sequence genome. Coding sequences within it:
- the LOC117901457 gene encoding cytochrome c oxidase copper chaperone-like — encoded protein: MGSSLSNQFQAPPAAASEPIAAGIVAAEPITEETVATACDTNPKCSPCCACPESKQARDQCIVEHGEEHCMGVIDAYKKCMQEAGLNI